A window of Halalkalibacillus sediminis contains these coding sequences:
- a CDS encoding Lrp/AsnC family transcriptional regulator — protein MFGEVREDFTIDQLDSDIVKLLQKDGRLSYTELAEILNTTASTIRNRVQRLTENNFIKVVGVVNPFMTGMPTVAFLGLKIDFHRYDAIVESLEAIPEVRFIAGSSGGYDLFTQVITSTNMNLYKIIREQIGQIDGILSIDTNMLFDIHKQTYDWGAGQGATKE, from the coding sequence ATGTTTGGTGAAGTACGAGAAGACTTTACAATTGATCAGTTAGATAGTGATATTGTCAAACTACTACAAAAAGACGGTCGTTTGTCATACACTGAATTAGCAGAAATCCTAAACACAACAGCCAGCACGATTCGTAATCGTGTGCAGCGTTTAACAGAAAATAATTTTATTAAAGTCGTAGGTGTAGTAAATCCTTTCATGACAGGCATGCCAACAGTGGCTTTCTTAGGCTTGAAAATCGATTTTCATCGCTACGATGCAATTGTCGAATCATTGGAAGCGATTCCAGAAGTTCGTTTCATCGCTGGTTCTTCAGGTGGTTATGATTTATTCACTCAAGTAATTACTTCAACGAATATGAACCTCTACAAAATCATACGTGAACAAATCGGACAAATTGATGGAATCCTTTCAATCGACACAAATATGCTTTTCGACATCCACAAGCAGACATATGATTGGGGTGCCGGACAAGGAGCTACAAAAGAATAG
- a CDS encoding M42 family metallopeptidase, protein MLENLLKDLTNIHGPCGFEEDVATYIAKRLNDSVDSIEVDGVGNLTVRKKGRKDGPKIVVAAHMDEIGFIVKKIEENGLLRFEKLGGHDDRILLSQRVQLNTSKGLRNGIIGTISAHMKKFDEPNKIRSHQQLYIDIGANSKQDAAELGVKVGDTVTWHPYYDRLTENRVMGKAFDDRAGCAVLIQAFEELEANDFSGEMVGVFTVQEEVGLRGARVASRQQNADVAIALDTTAVSDTPEEMMDQTLAIGGGTGIKVLDFSLIANKKVRNHLVEIAEREKITHQLEVFPGIGTDAGELSLAHQGVPTGVLSIPSRYAHSSVEVVDLNDIEATKNLLVAFVKEMKATVEYKFNI, encoded by the coding sequence ATGTTGGAAAATCTATTAAAAGACTTGACTAACATTCATGGTCCTTGTGGCTTTGAAGAAGATGTAGCTACATACATAGCTAAACGTTTGAATGATTCAGTTGACTCCATAGAGGTTGACGGGGTAGGTAATCTTACTGTTCGCAAAAAAGGAAGGAAAGACGGACCTAAAATAGTTGTGGCCGCCCATATGGATGAAATAGGATTTATCGTAAAGAAAATAGAAGAGAACGGCTTGCTTCGATTTGAAAAGCTAGGTGGTCATGATGACCGAATTCTACTTTCACAACGTGTGCAGTTAAACACAAGTAAAGGTCTACGTAATGGAATAATTGGTACGATTTCAGCTCACATGAAAAAATTTGACGAGCCGAATAAAATACGGTCTCATCAACAGTTATATATTGATATTGGTGCTAACTCTAAGCAAGATGCAGCTGAACTAGGCGTCAAAGTGGGAGACACGGTTACTTGGCATCCTTATTACGATCGATTGACTGAGAATCGAGTAATGGGTAAGGCTTTTGACGACCGTGCTGGCTGTGCTGTATTGATTCAAGCGTTTGAAGAGCTGGAGGCAAACGATTTTTCTGGGGAAATGGTTGGTGTCTTCACGGTTCAGGAGGAAGTTGGATTACGTGGAGCCCGTGTAGCCAGCCGTCAGCAGAATGCAGATGTCGCTATCGCCTTAGATACAACTGCTGTAAGCGATACTCCCGAGGAAATGATGGATCAGACGTTGGCGATTGGTGGAGGTACAGGGATCAAGGTGTTAGACTTCAGTTTAATCGCTAACAAAAAGGTTAGGAATCATTTAGTGGAAATTGCTGAGAGAGAAAAGATTACTCATCAGTTGGAAGTCTTTCCGGGAATCGGGACAGACGCAGGTGAGCTAAGCTTGGCGCACCAAGGCGTACCGACAGGAGTGTTATCGATTCCCTCCAGATATGCTCATTCTTCGGTAGAGGTCGTTGATTTGAATGATATTGAGGCAACGAAGAATCTATTAGTTGCTTTTGTAAAAGAGATGAAGGCAACTGTGGAATATAAGTTTAATATTTAA
- a CDS encoding M20 peptidase aminoacylase family protein, with amino-acid sequence MNNKEKLQGIFQHLHNNPELSWEETETTSYLRTELEKYPCAITTFEDCTGLTADIGSGKPVVAIRADIDALWQEVNGQLQANHSCGHDAHMTIVLGVFQRLVNQLDEFEGTVRFIFQPAEEKGTGALKMVDKGIVDDVDYLYGMHLRPIQELSYGQFSPGIQHGAARFVTGEIIGEDAHGARPHLNVNAIQIGAELVQHINNTHLDPMVPHSMKVTSFQSGGKSTNIIPGKAQFAIDMRAQNNDLMDAMMTKLEQITTLLAQLHQVEINLSIGANVAAAKVNEDALNFIEQGILDKFGEQRLSPMITTTGGDDFHFYTIERPHLKASMLGIGCDLQPGLHHPNMTFNHESITDAVDILTSTILNTLKQT; translated from the coding sequence ATGAATAATAAAGAGAAATTACAAGGAATTTTTCAACATTTACACAACAATCCTGAACTCAGTTGGGAAGAAACTGAGACAACTTCATATTTGAGAACAGAACTTGAGAAATACCCATGTGCCATCACTACATTTGAGGACTGTACCGGTTTAACCGCTGATATCGGTTCTGGCAAACCAGTCGTTGCAATTAGAGCAGATATTGATGCACTTTGGCAAGAAGTAAATGGACAGTTACAAGCGAACCACTCTTGTGGACACGATGCTCACATGACCATCGTACTCGGAGTATTTCAACGACTAGTTAATCAATTGGATGAATTCGAAGGAACGGTCCGTTTTATTTTTCAACCTGCTGAAGAAAAAGGTACAGGTGCGTTGAAAATGGTGGATAAAGGGATCGTCGACGATGTTGACTATCTATATGGGATGCACTTAAGACCAATACAAGAACTTTCCTATGGTCAGTTCTCTCCAGGAATCCAACATGGGGCCGCTCGCTTTGTAACAGGTGAAATTATAGGTGAGGATGCACATGGTGCACGCCCTCATTTGAATGTGAATGCGATTCAGATAGGTGCAGAATTAGTTCAGCATATCAATAATACACACCTAGACCCGATGGTGCCTCATTCAATGAAAGTCACTTCATTCCAAAGTGGTGGAAAAAGCACTAATATCATTCCGGGAAAAGCACAATTCGCTATCGATATGCGTGCTCAAAACAATGACTTGATGGACGCGATGATGACGAAATTAGAACAGATCACAACCTTGTTGGCACAGTTACACCAAGTAGAAATCAATTTGTCTATAGGTGCCAACGTAGCTGCAGCCAAAGTCAATGAGGATGCCCTTAATTTTATAGAGCAAGGAATTTTGGATAAATTCGGGGAACAGCGTCTAAGTCCGATGATAACAACAACAGGCGGGGACGACTTTCATTTTTACACAATTGAACGTCCACATTTAAAAGCTTCGATGTTAGGAATTGGGTGTGACCTCCAACCTGGATTGCATCATCCAAATATGACTTTTAATCATGAGTCGATAACGGATGCAGTTGATATTCTGACTTCAACTATATTGAATACTTTAAAACAAACCTAA
- a CDS encoding AraC family transcriptional regulator has translation MSFEEVNEEIEQLKLKYRRERLRHHSYEEEKHFFDLFKKGDPAALSLLDEFDDYPHVDIGAGDEVRSYKNRMIIAVAFMTRAMAEVGVDHEDLFIESDGWIDKIERTNNLDELKSLEKFFFKRCLLLVQNHLTGKYGEIVQNCIRLINQHLSEPMPLTWLADQVNVHPNYLSTLFKKEVGQTVTEYITMTRIEEGRRMLRYSNDSVAMIANILGFSQPSYFSYQFKKHTGQTPKEYRTNMT, from the coding sequence TTGTCATTTGAAGAAGTGAATGAGGAGATAGAGCAATTGAAGCTCAAGTATCGTAGAGAACGACTGCGGCATCATTCCTATGAAGAAGAGAAGCATTTTTTCGATTTATTCAAAAAAGGTGACCCTGCTGCATTGAGTCTTTTAGATGAGTTCGATGACTACCCACACGTAGATATAGGCGCCGGTGATGAAGTGCGTAGTTATAAAAATAGAATGATTATTGCGGTCGCTTTTATGACTCGAGCAATGGCTGAAGTAGGCGTAGATCATGAAGACCTTTTCATCGAGAGTGATGGATGGATTGATAAAATTGAACGGACAAACAACTTGGACGAACTAAAGTCATTAGAAAAGTTCTTTTTCAAACGTTGCCTGTTACTTGTTCAAAATCATCTAACCGGGAAGTATGGTGAAATAGTTCAGAATTGTATACGTCTAATAAATCAACATTTGTCAGAGCCAATGCCTCTCACTTGGTTAGCGGATCAAGTAAATGTACACCCTAATTATTTGTCGACTCTATTCAAAAAAGAAGTAGGACAGACGGTGACAGAGTATATAACTATGACAAGAATAGAAGAAGGAAGACGTATGCTTAGATACTCTAACGATTCAGTCGCAATGATTGCTAATATTCTGGGCTTCTCTCAACCTAGTTATTTTTCCTACCAATTCAAGAAACATACCGGTCAAACCCCAAAAGAGTACCGTACCAATATGACGTGA
- a CDS encoding Crp/Fnr family transcriptional regulator — protein MIYSKLWYLSKIGFLEALPSPASIEALEHIEHSYLEKNTVIQRPEDPVNELYFIKSGSIRFYTVDEDGKQFTYSMLGPGSTYGKIGSFSLGLEELYVETLEKTHLCTLKEDSFEYLSEKYPILLQRIVYLLGERLHEREEMMKHLALGDVRKRLIYLLQTLFNRYGKPTKNDEFYCIEFPLTQQELSNMIGVSREAVSSTLKKLSNEGLVRFPKRKKIEIHKDLAEIDPLPDYIRDMYTP, from the coding sequence ATGATCTACAGTAAGTTATGGTACTTATCGAAAATCGGCTTTTTGGAAGCACTACCCTCACCTGCCAGCATAGAAGCGCTTGAACATATTGAACATTCATATTTAGAAAAAAATACGGTTATTCAACGACCAGAGGATCCAGTAAATGAATTATACTTCATTAAATCTGGAAGTATACGCTTTTATACAGTGGATGAGGACGGGAAACAGTTTACATATAGCATGCTCGGTCCCGGTAGCACATATGGGAAGATTGGGTCTTTCAGTTTGGGATTAGAAGAACTCTATGTGGAAACTCTCGAAAAAACTCATCTATGTACATTGAAAGAGGACTCATTTGAGTATCTTTCAGAAAAGTACCCAATTCTACTACAACGAATAGTTTATTTGTTAGGAGAACGACTTCATGAACGTGAGGAGATGATGAAACACTTAGCATTAGGGGATGTTCGGAAGAGATTGATTTATTTATTACAGACGTTATTCAACCGTTATGGGAAGCCAACAAAAAACGATGAATTTTATTGCATCGAATTCCCACTGACCCAACAAGAGCTTTCCAATATGATCGGCGTGAGTAGAGAGGCTGTTTCAAGTACACTAAAGAAGCTATCTAACGAAGGCTTGGTCCGGTTTCCAAAAAGGAAAAAGATAGAAATTCACAAAGATTTAGCTGAAATAGATCCTCTTCCGGATTATATAAGGGATATGTACACCCCATAA
- a CDS encoding LacI family DNA-binding transcriptional regulator encodes MTTIKDVAKEANVSVATVSRVLNQSGYVNNNTKKRVEQAIERLDYQPNSVARSLFKKESKTIGFIVPDISNPFFPMLVRAAEDYLNKKGFTIILCNSDEEIEKEQEYLNVMKQKYVDGVIAVSNHLTKEQVESYPMPIVALDRPIEGDIPSFSVDNRAGGVMATEYLKEIGCRKIAHIRGPEQVLNATERYKGYVDVVGNEKWFSSSLVVHGEYDKKIATQVAKKLLQEQPDIDGVFAGNDMMALGVLKAAEELELHVPEDVAVIGFDGIDLTEMTSPELSTISQPLFDVGTKAAMALVDMIQGRNLSETKNLFPLTLMKRQSTIFRKEV; translated from the coding sequence ATGACCACAATCAAAGATGTTGCCAAAGAAGCAAATGTTTCTGTTGCAACAGTTTCACGGGTGCTTAACCAATCTGGATACGTGAATAACAATACTAAAAAAAGAGTAGAACAAGCGATTGAACGACTTGACTATCAACCTAATTCAGTCGCAAGAAGTTTATTTAAAAAAGAGTCTAAAACGATTGGCTTCATCGTACCTGACATATCAAACCCATTCTTCCCGATGCTTGTCCGAGCCGCGGAGGATTATTTGAACAAGAAGGGGTTCACAATCATTTTGTGCAATTCTGATGAAGAAATTGAAAAGGAACAGGAATATTTGAATGTGATGAAACAAAAATATGTAGACGGGGTCATCGCTGTCTCTAATCATCTAACAAAAGAGCAAGTTGAATCATATCCGATGCCGATTGTTGCATTGGATAGGCCGATTGAAGGGGATATACCTTCTTTTTCAGTTGATAACCGAGCAGGAGGCGTAATGGCAACTGAATATTTGAAGGAAATAGGTTGCCGTAAAATTGCCCATATTCGTGGACCGGAACAGGTGCTGAATGCCACTGAACGCTATAAAGGTTATGTAGATGTGGTAGGAAATGAAAAATGGTTTTCATCGAGCTTGGTAGTCCACGGCGAATATGATAAAAAAATTGCAACACAAGTAGCGAAAAAATTACTTCAAGAGCAACCTGATATTGACGGGGTTTTCGCAGGAAACGACATGATGGCCCTCGGTGTTCTCAAAGCGGCTGAAGAATTGGAACTTCATGTCCCAGAGGATGTGGCTGTTATAGGGTTCGATGGAATTGATTTGACTGAAATGACATCACCAGAATTATCGACTATTTCCCAACCTTTATTCGATGTTGGGACGAAAGCCGCTATGGCTTTGGTAGATATGATTCAAGGAAGAAACCTATCAGAAACAAAGAATCTATTTCCACTCACATTAATGAAAAGACAATCGACCATTTTCAGAAAGGAGGTCTAA
- the rbsK gene encoding ribokinase, whose translation MKQPKITVIGSVNMDLVTATDHFPSKGETLLGKSFSTIPGGKGANQAIAASKLGSDVTFIGCIGDDTFADPLIENFRHNKIHTDFVERISTEPTGIASITIAENDNTIIVVPGANHSVSPTFVEKREDVIASSDAIIVQLEIPLESVKKAVELAYRNGVKVILNPAPAQQVDLEILRKVDFITPNEHELPILLNNEAKREFFKNNKEKFIVTKGSKGVQLFWGETSLIPGFTVDVVDTTGAGDTFNGAFASAISSGQSIEQACLFGNAAGALSVMQLGAQTGMPTREDVLDFMNERGVKHETSWNFE comes from the coding sequence ATGAAGCAGCCTAAAATCACTGTCATCGGGAGTGTGAATATGGACCTGGTGACTGCAACAGACCATTTTCCTTCCAAAGGTGAAACGTTATTGGGTAAGTCGTTCTCTACAATTCCAGGTGGTAAAGGGGCGAATCAAGCTATCGCAGCATCCAAATTAGGTTCCGATGTGACGTTTATCGGGTGTATAGGTGACGATACATTTGCAGATCCTCTGATCGAAAACTTTCGCCATAACAAAATACATACAGATTTTGTTGAAAGAATTAGTACTGAACCGACAGGGATTGCATCAATTACGATAGCAGAGAACGATAATACGATTATTGTTGTTCCTGGTGCGAATCATTCAGTTTCTCCTACGTTCGTTGAGAAAAGAGAGGATGTGATCGCCAGCAGTGATGCGATTATCGTCCAGCTTGAAATACCACTAGAGAGTGTGAAGAAAGCAGTAGAGCTTGCGTATCGTAATGGAGTGAAAGTCATTCTTAATCCTGCGCCAGCTCAGCAGGTCGATTTAGAAATACTTCGGAAGGTAGATTTTATAACACCGAACGAACATGAATTGCCGATTTTATTAAACAATGAGGCAAAAAGAGAATTCTTCAAAAATAATAAAGAAAAATTCATTGTAACTAAAGGTTCTAAAGGAGTTCAGCTTTTTTGGGGGGAGACTTCCCTGATTCCTGGATTTACAGTGGATGTCGTTGACACGACTGGGGCTGGAGATACATTCAACGGTGCTTTTGCGAGCGCGATCAGTTCAGGTCAAAGTATAGAACAGGCTTGTTTATTCGGGAATGCTGCTGGTGCTCTTTCAGTTATGCAATTGGGAGCACAAACCGGAATGCCAACTCGAGAAGATGTGTTGGATTTCATGAATGAAAGGGGCGTCAAACATGAAACGTCATGGAATTTTGAATAG
- the rbsD gene encoding D-ribose pyranase, with the protein MKRHGILNSEISSLLSSLGHTDTIVIADCGLPIPDNVKRIDLALKQGTPGFIETLETVSDDMAIEKMTLANEIKMKNSNLQVNVEQLAEQEIEYISHEELKEKCKEAKAVIRTGEATPFANVILQAGVIF; encoded by the coding sequence ATGAAACGTCATGGAATTTTGAATAGCGAAATTTCATCATTATTGTCCAGTTTGGGTCATACCGACACTATCGTCATAGCCGATTGTGGTTTACCTATACCGGACAATGTAAAAAGAATCGACTTAGCGCTGAAGCAAGGGACGCCTGGTTTCATAGAAACGTTAGAAACAGTTTCTGATGACATGGCTATTGAGAAAATGACACTTGCAAATGAAATTAAGATGAAGAACTCTAACTTGCAGGTGAACGTTGAACAATTAGCTGAGCAAGAAATCGAATATATTTCACACGAAGAATTGAAAGAAAAGTGCAAAGAAGCGAAAGCGGTCATTCGCACAGGGGAAGCAACACCGTTTGCGAACGTCATTCTGCAGGCTGGAGTGATCTTTTAA
- a CDS encoding sugar ABC transporter ATP-binding protein has protein sequence MSEKPLVEMKGISKSFGAVNVLKGVNLEVLPGEVHALLGENGAGKSTLMKILTGIYSRDDGQVFVKGEEVRFKEPKESEEAGIAVIHQELNIIPYLSVMENMFLGRPITYGKTGVINAKKMREKTKEYLERLGVYLDPMAKAGSLSVGHQQMIEIAKAISTNAQVIVMDEPTAALTDREIERLFEVIERLRSQGVGVVYISHRMEEIFKICDRISVLRDGEYIGTREVKSVEYDEIIRMMVGRQLGELFPERDVTTGDTQFRVENLSSDVFNNVSFEVKKGEIFGVAGLMGAGRSEIMQTLFGARKLKSGKIYINEQEVKIDSPHDAIKAGIGYVTEDRKDEGLILGMTVRENTTLTNLGEVSSKSIISNKKEKMMADETIKKFNIKASSMEQEIKSLSGGNQQKVVIGKWLSLNPKILILDEPTRGVDIGAKKEIYQIMNELTAAGVSIIMISSELPEVLGMSDRVMVVHEGSVSKIIDRADADQEKIMHAATGGE, from the coding sequence ATGAGCGAAAAACCATTAGTTGAAATGAAAGGGATTTCAAAATCATTCGGAGCCGTCAATGTTTTGAAGGGTGTAAACCTTGAAGTTCTACCAGGGGAGGTACACGCTCTCCTAGGTGAGAATGGAGCAGGAAAGTCGACACTGATGAAAATATTGACTGGTATATATAGTCGAGATGATGGACAAGTTTTCGTAAAAGGTGAGGAAGTTCGTTTCAAGGAACCTAAAGAATCTGAAGAAGCTGGTATTGCAGTCATTCACCAAGAGTTAAATATAATTCCTTATCTATCAGTTATGGAAAATATGTTTCTGGGACGCCCAATCACCTATGGGAAAACGGGTGTAATCAATGCAAAGAAGATGAGAGAGAAAACGAAGGAATATTTAGAGCGCCTTGGTGTTTACTTAGATCCTATGGCCAAAGCGGGTTCTTTATCTGTAGGTCATCAACAGATGATTGAAATTGCCAAAGCTATCTCTACAAATGCTCAAGTGATTGTAATGGATGAGCCAACGGCAGCTCTAACCGACCGTGAAATTGAGCGGCTGTTTGAAGTGATTGAAAGACTTCGCTCCCAAGGTGTTGGGGTTGTTTATATATCCCACCGTATGGAAGAAATATTCAAGATTTGCGATCGGATTTCAGTTTTAAGAGATGGTGAATATATAGGCACCCGTGAGGTGAAGAGTGTCGAATATGATGAGATCATCCGGATGATGGTAGGACGTCAATTGGGAGAGCTTTTCCCAGAACGTGATGTCACTACTGGAGATACGCAATTCAGGGTAGAGAACTTATCCTCGGATGTATTCAATAATGTCAGCTTCGAAGTGAAAAAAGGTGAAATATTCGGAGTTGCAGGACTGATGGGCGCTGGCCGCTCTGAAATTATGCAGACATTATTCGGCGCTAGAAAGCTGAAATCCGGAAAAATTTATATAAACGAGCAAGAAGTGAAAATAGATAGTCCTCACGATGCTATTAAAGCAGGGATTGGATATGTAACTGAAGATCGAAAAGATGAAGGCTTAATCCTAGGAATGACCGTACGTGAAAATACAACGTTAACAAACTTAGGGGAGGTCTCTTCCAAATCAATCATTTCAAATAAGAAAGAGAAAATGATGGCAGACGAAACGATCAAAAAGTTCAATATCAAGGCTTCGAGCATGGAACAAGAGATAAAGTCCCTAAGTGGTGGTAATCAACAAAAGGTCGTCATCGGAAAATGGCTAAGTCTTAATCCGAAAATTTTGATCTTAGATGAACCAACTCGTGGAGTAGATATTGGTGCAAAGAAAGAGATTTATCAAATCATGAATGAATTAACTGCTGCAGGAGTCAGTATCATCATGATTTCGTCTGAACTACCAGAAGTATTGGGGATGAGTGACCGAGTGATGGTTGTTCATGAAGGTAGCGTTTCTAAAATAATCGATCGAGCAGATGCTGACCAAGAGAAAATTATGCATGCTGCGACAGGAGGGGAGTAA
- a CDS encoding ABC transporter permease subunit — translation MLRQEGSKVSKQSVGNLLQKLGPLLGLIAIVIGLSIMSPNFLDLGNILNVLRQVTIIALLAFGMTFVILTGGIDLSVGSILALAGALTAGFIASGIDPILGVLLGVLAGGLMGAFNGFIISKGKVAPFIATLATMTIFRGLTLVYTDGRPVSGFTDSAAFEMIGRGYFLGIPIPVIIMFIVFFILFFVLKQTVFGRQVYALGGNEEASILSGIKVNRVKIWVYSLTGALSALAGIILTSRLNSAQPNAGFTYELDAIAAVVLGGTSLSGGRGWIFGTLVGALIIGVLNNGLNLLGVSSFYQQVVKGGVILLAVLLDRQKSS, via the coding sequence ATGCTGCGACAGGAGGGGAGTAAGGTGTCAAAACAATCTGTCGGTAACTTATTACAAAAACTAGGACCGCTACTTGGTTTGATTGCTATTGTTATCGGTCTAAGTATAATGAGTCCTAACTTTTTAGACCTTGGAAACATCTTAAATGTTTTAAGACAGGTCACAATCATTGCTTTGCTGGCATTTGGAATGACTTTTGTCATTTTGACAGGAGGAATTGACCTATCCGTTGGTTCAATACTAGCTTTGGCTGGTGCATTAACGGCTGGGTTCATTGCTAGTGGCATTGACCCTATTTTGGGTGTGTTGCTAGGTGTCTTAGCAGGTGGTTTGATGGGTGCTTTCAATGGATTTATCATCTCAAAAGGGAAAGTGGCACCCTTTATAGCTACACTTGCTACGATGACGATATTTAGGGGGCTGACCTTGGTTTATACAGATGGTCGCCCAGTATCAGGTTTCACAGATAGCGCAGCCTTTGAAATGATCGGACGTGGATACTTCTTAGGTATTCCTATCCCGGTGATCATTATGTTTATTGTTTTCTTCATTTTATTCTTTGTATTGAAACAGACAGTATTTGGTCGTCAGGTTTACGCATTAGGTGGCAATGAAGAAGCGTCTATTTTATCAGGTATCAAAGTGAATCGAGTGAAAATTTGGGTTTATTCTTTAACAGGAGCTTTATCCGCTCTAGCTGGAATCATATTGACTTCAAGGTTGAACTCAGCTCAACCCAACGCGGGTTTTACGTATGAATTGGATGCGATCGCAGCGGTTGTTTTGGGTGGAACGAGCTTATCCGGAGGAAGAGGTTGGATATTCGGAACGCTAGTTGGTGCCCTTATTATCGGGGTTTTGAATAATGGTTTGAATCTGCTGGGGGTATCATCATTCTACCAGCAAGTTGTTAAAGGGGGGGTTATCTTACTAGCTGTCTTACTAGATCGCCAGAAGTCATCGTAG
- the rbsB gene encoding ribose ABC transporter substrate-binding protein RbsB — MAKSLKMLFTLLVLSVLVVACSTESPASDNGEESEGEDSGETTVGLSVSTQGNPFFVTLVDGAKAKAEELGVELTVVDAQNDAATQSNDIEDLIQQGVDVLVVNPVDSSAISSTIESANDADIPVITVDRSAEGGEVVTHIASNNVSGGEMAGDYIVEQLGGEGKVVELEGIPGSSAANERGEGFHNVVDEEDGIEVVAQQPADFDRSEGLSVMENIIQGNPDIQAVFAHNDEMALGAVQALESAGMEDVMVVGFDATDDAVAAVEEGTMAATIAQQPTIIGEEGIQAAYDVTQGEEPKESISVELELVNE; from the coding sequence ATGGCTAAAAGCTTAAAGATGTTATTCACTTTATTAGTTTTATCGGTATTGGTAGTGGCATGTTCTACAGAATCACCTGCATCAGATAATGGTGAGGAAAGCGAAGGGGAAGATAGTGGTGAAACGACAGTAGGTTTATCTGTTTCCACGCAAGGTAACCCTTTCTTCGTAACATTAGTTGATGGTGCTAAAGCAAAAGCAGAAGAGCTAGGTGTAGAGTTGACAGTTGTTGACGCTCAGAATGATGCAGCAACACAATCAAATGACATTGAAGATTTAATCCAGCAAGGCGTTGATGTATTGGTAGTCAACCCAGTTGACTCATCAGCAATCAGCTCCACGATTGAATCAGCTAACGATGCAGATATCCCGGTTATTACAGTAGACCGTAGTGCCGAGGGTGGAGAAGTTGTGACACATATCGCATCCAATAACGTATCAGGCGGCGAAATGGCTGGAGACTACATTGTAGAGCAACTCGGTGGAGAAGGTAAGGTAGTAGAACTAGAAGGTATTCCTGGATCTTCAGCTGCGAACGAGCGTGGTGAAGGGTTCCATAACGTTGTTGATGAAGAAGATGGAATTGAAGTCGTTGCTCAACAACCAGCTGACTTTGACCGCTCAGAAGGTTTGTCGGTAATGGAAAACATCATTCAAGGTAACCCTGATATCCAAGCTGTATTCGCTCATAACGATGAAATGGCATTAGGTGCGGTACAAGCTCTAGAAAGTGCAGGTATGGAGGATGTCATGGTAGTAGGATTTGATGCTACTGATGACGCTGTTGCAGCCGTAGAAGAAGGTACAATGGCAGCAACGATCGCTCAGCAGCCGACAATTATCGGTGAAGAAGGTATTCAAGCTGCATATGATGTGACTCAAGGTGAAGAGCCTAAAGAATCCATCTCAGTAGAATTGGAATTAGTTAACGAATAA
- a CDS encoding putative hydro-lyase, with product MNPKEAREMFRYKISSETTANMCLSYLQANLITLPSQYAFEFLLFCTRNPKACPLVEVMERGQTTSKLAKDSDIRTDLPRYRIYRNGVFEEEVTDIQSHWRDDFVTFLIGCSFTFEKALLNQGVRMLHHEQNKVVPMYKTNIPCEKAGIFSGNMVVSMRPLLQDEIDDSVRITERFQSSHGGPVHIGNPQEIGISDLEKPDYGENVEFGSDRVPVFWACGVTPQNVGVSAKPSIMISHSPGHMLITDQLEEYK from the coding sequence ATGAATCCAAAAGAAGCAAGAGAAATGTTCAGATATAAAATCAGTTCCGAAACTACTGCAAACATGTGTCTGAGCTATCTACAAGCCAATTTGATCACATTACCTTCTCAATACGCTTTCGAATTTCTGTTATTTTGTACTAGAAACCCAAAAGCTTGTCCGCTTGTTGAAGTTATGGAGCGTGGACAAACTACTTCCAAGCTAGCAAAGGACTCGGATATACGAACAGACCTACCCAGGTACAGAATATACAGAAATGGCGTATTTGAAGAAGAAGTGACGGATATCCAGAGTCATTGGCGGGATGATTTTGTCACCTTTCTGATCGGGTGCAGTTTCACTTTTGAAAAAGCTCTACTAAATCAAGGTGTGAGAATGCTTCATCATGAACAGAACAAAGTGGTCCCAATGTATAAAACGAATATCCCTTGTGAGAAAGCAGGTATTTTTTCAGGGAATATGGTCGTTAGTATGAGGCCTCTCCTTCAAGATGAAATTGATGACAGTGTGCGGATAACTGAACGGTTCCAATCATCTCATGGTGGACCCGTACATATCGGTAACCCTCAAGAAATTGGCATTAGTGATTTAGAAAAGCCTGATTACGGTGAGAATGTGGAGTTCGGTTCAGATAGAGTTCCAGTATTCTGGGCGTGTGGTGTCACTCCACAAAATGTCGGAGTAAGCGCAAAGCCATCAATAATGATCAGCCATTCTCCTGGACACATGCTCATTACTGACCAACTAGAGGAATACAAATAA